A genomic segment from Lutzomyia longipalpis isolate SR_M1_2022 chromosome 3, ASM2433408v1 encodes:
- the LOC129793227 gene encoding uncharacterized protein LOC129793227 yields MFLVVLIFSIFTGRNIGISRAEEEPQQIEDSTISAISDELFPDFFNSTEDYIVVTLPPNITDSTDVDVVKSEIFPDTKQIAFPNDHRDPNEDKRAPCRCNKGICACCTGMLMDAFKSKGCMNLRYIPEDFAFHFEMKMNDRVLYKNRVSGKNPPPICVNPPRIGFIEVCANFYDIYFVGRNMHVCLEMGGYFQGFELFSRSFDCLRMGDKGVKVMKPEDDQFRPTSGTLDAEVDQGDDIDDYDENVVRRFDKN; encoded by the exons ATGTTTCTCGTTGTGCtcattttttccatcttcacTGGGAGAAATATTGGAATTTCCCGTGCTGAAGAGGAGCCACAGCAAATTGAAGATTCTACAATTTCCGCCATAAGTGATGAACTTTTCCCCGATTTCTTCAACT ctaCGGAAGATTACATTGTGGTAACTCTCCCGCCAAATATTACGGACTCTACGGACGTTGATGTggttaaaagtgaaatttttcctGACACCAAGCAAATAGCTTTTCCCAACGATCACAG AGATCCTAATGAAGATAAGAGAGCCCCATGTCGTTGCAATAAGGGAATCTGTGCCTGTTGCACAGGAATGCTGATGGATGCCTTCAAGAGCAAAGGTTGTATGAACTTGCGCTACATTCCCGAAGACTTTGCCTTTCATTTCGAAATGAAGATGAATGACAGAGTTCTGTACAAAAATCGCGTCTCTGGCAAAAATCCACCGCCAATCTGTGTTAATCCTCCCAGAATTGGATTCATTGAAGTCTGTGCCAATTTCTATGACATCTATTTCGTTGGGAGGAATATGCACGTGTGTCTGGAGATGGGAGGTTATTTCCAG GGATTCGAATTATTTTCTCGGTCGTTTGATTGCCTCCGGATGGGAGACAAAGGCGTGAAGGTGATGAAACCCGAAGATGATCAATTCCGCCCAACATCGGGCACCCTGGATGCTGAGGTTGATCAAGGAGATGATATTGATGACTACGATGAAAATGTTGTGCGGCGTTTtgataaaaactaa